The Deltaproteobacteria bacterium genome includes a region encoding these proteins:
- a CDS encoding tetratricopeptide repeat protein translates to MILRLAAPATAIAAALFLCACAPRTGVLLPAPPSEVRKESAAAPADEAKKRQEYAKAYASAIERTKEAISRGAGKDALPLWIALEGSPWEADAIFHQGVLLHLGGDIEAAADRYRRLAERTPVHEAGAANLLGIYIMRGDLRNARMLADRVLPAGAGLPPGMLPELAANVAAALVELGDTDRAAMLLLSMRARKSAVPSLPWNMAVLAYRKGNVTAARSYASEMSPEAAGLLPVAASRFAWERESDRLPPLDNVPAAQRRMAAQAANLAAFMEYRKGNLPGAEIILTRNPEDADFFPEIHANAGLVRMERGKWKEARESLEKAVKEKPEMPQGWIGLGIFREIYEGRTAEALECYRRYVTLGGLRKDEVGKWIEWLEKSQPRR, encoded by the coding sequence GTGATATTACGCCTCGCTGCCCCGGCGACGGCTATCGCGGCCGCCCTGTTCCTCTGCGCATGCGCCCCCAGGACAGGCGTCCTGCTGCCGGCGCCTCCCAGCGAAGTCAGGAAGGAATCCGCCGCGGCGCCTGCCGACGAGGCGAAGAAACGGCAGGAATACGCCAAAGCCTACGCGTCGGCGATCGAACGGACGAAGGAGGCGATCTCGCGCGGCGCGGGGAAGGATGCGCTTCCGCTGTGGATAGCGCTGGAAGGAAGCCCCTGGGAGGCGGACGCTATCTTCCACCAGGGTGTCCTGCTGCACCTCGGAGGGGATATCGAGGCGGCGGCCGACCGGTATCGCAGGCTCGCGGAACGCACCCCGGTGCACGAGGCGGGCGCGGCGAACCTCCTTGGTATCTACATAATGCGGGGGGACCTGCGGAACGCGCGCATGCTGGCCGACCGTGTCCTGCCCGCCGGAGCGGGGCTCCCGCCCGGGATGCTTCCCGAGCTTGCGGCGAACGTGGCCGCCGCCCTGGTGGAGCTTGGCGACACCGACCGTGCGGCCATGCTCCTTTTATCGATGCGGGCAAGAAAGTCAGCCGTTCCCTCCCTTCCCTGGAACATGGCCGTCCTCGCTTACCGTAAGGGAAACGTGACGGCGGCCCGCAGTTACGCATCGGAAATGTCCCCGGAAGCCGCCGGCCTGCTGCCCGTCGCCGCATCCCGATTCGCATGGGAAAGGGAATCCGACCGGCTTCCTCCGTTGGACAACGTCCCGGCCGCCCAGCGGCGAATGGCGGCGCAGGCGGCCAACCTTGCAGCGTTCATGGAATACCGAAAGGGGAACCTTCCCGGAGCGGAAATCATCCTCACGCGGAACCCGGAGGACGCGGATTTCTTCCCGGAGATCCACGCCAACGCGGGGCTTGTGCGCATGGAGCGGGGGAAATGGAAAGAGGCCCGCGAAAGCCTCGAAAAAGCCGTGAAGGAGAAACCGGAGATGCCGCAGGGCTGGATCGGCCTCGGCATTTTCCGCGAGATCTACGAGGGGAGAACGGCTGAAGCCCTGGAATGTTATCGCCGATATGTTACTTTGGGGGGCCTGAGAAAGGACGAGGTCGGCAAGTGGATCGAATGGCTGGAAAAATCGCAGCCGCGGCGGTGA
- a CDS encoding TonB family protein, with translation MNGDPGPDSAGFFCSLDSRQQRFFRIGLLLSVALHIAGLLTSPYWQSRPATPEDFLQVDIAEIPSQELPKIPMLPVEKAPPPPPAAHVGPGGAPPAPSPVPSREAIREKVAKRGILRMLARERGGDAGADPLSGIKIPREIRVASKGAQTVPYNPASGGEDPAKVGRAPGIGKQVATAPRASRVLSSQVFRTDSGLDAEISGGIDDENRTTGAIASRVSSYRSGIRYAYNRELLKNPSLSGKIVVSFVIRPDGSVESPEIRQSGVNWPALDDAVVKKIAHWKFPKSRGTAVRVVFPFVFHPEM, from the coding sequence ATGAACGGGGATCCCGGCCCTGATTCCGCCGGATTCTTCTGCTCGTTGGATTCGAGGCAGCAGCGGTTTTTCCGCATAGGGCTCCTGTTGTCCGTCGCTCTTCACATCGCGGGCCTCCTGACCAGTCCATACTGGCAATCGCGGCCGGCGACTCCCGAGGATTTCCTGCAGGTGGACATCGCCGAGATACCTTCGCAGGAGCTTCCGAAGATACCCATGCTGCCGGTGGAAAAGGCGCCTCCCCCGCCCCCGGCTGCGCATGTCGGCCCGGGAGGGGCGCCTCCCGCGCCGAGCCCCGTTCCTTCGCGTGAGGCGATCCGCGAGAAGGTCGCCAAACGGGGAATCCTCAGGATGCTCGCCAGGGAAAGAGGGGGTGACGCCGGGGCCGATCCGCTAAGCGGGATAAAGATCCCCCGCGAGATCCGCGTCGCATCGAAGGGTGCGCAGACTGTCCCGTACAATCCCGCATCGGGAGGAGAAGACCCGGCGAAAGTCGGCAGGGCTCCCGGAATCGGGAAGCAGGTGGCCACGGCGCCGAGGGCTTCGCGCGTCCTTTCCTCGCAGGTTTTCCGGACCGATTCCGGTCTGGACGCCGAAATCAGCGGAGGGATCGACGATGAAAACCGGACCACCGGCGCCATCGCTTCCAGGGTGTCGAGCTACCGAAGCGGCATCCGGTACGCCTACAACAGGGAATTGCTGAAAAATCCCTCCTTGAGCGGCAAGATCGTCGTGTCGTTCGTCATCCGCCCGGACGGATCGGTGGAATCGCCTGAGATCCGCCAGAGCGGCGTGAACTGGCCGGCACTGGACGACGCCGTGGTCAAAAAGATCGCGCACTGGAAATTTCCCAAATCCCGCGGAACGGCGGTGCGTGTCGTCTTCC